CCCGTTTTGCTATTTATTTTGAGTTGTTTAACTTAATTTTACTTTCTTGGGTCGTTAAAGTATTCAGTGAAAAAGATCAAACATTTATTTACTATATCATCGTTGTGTTATATCTTGCTTATTTCGTTTATGAGTATATTATTACGTTAAATATCGATTATAGAAGTCAGTACATTCCTTTATTCCAGGACTGAGGAGTTGAGAGCATGAATCTGATCATTGTGGGATACGGCGGTCATAGTAAAGTACTAACTGACATTGCCCAGCGGAGTAAAAACGTGCGAGTGATCGGCTATTTAGATGATAAATTTGATGGAATGACGATAGATAACGGTGTTTTTTACGCGCCGTTATCTTTTTCTATTCCTTTGCATCTGAAATTTAAAGACGTGAAATGGCTAATTGGAGTTGGCGACAATATTATTCGTAAAAAAATAGTCAAACAGCTGAAACTACCGAGAGAGGCCTATATCACACTTGTGCATCCAACTGCAGAGGTTAGTCCACACGCAACAGTTGGTCCAGGTACGGTCGTCATGCCTCACGCCGTTATCAATGCAGATTCTACAGTGGGGGCCCATGTCATCGTTAACAGCGGGGCCATTATTGAGCATGACAATATTATTAATGACTATGTCCACTTGTCCCCACATGCTACGTTAACAGGCAATGTAGAAGTGAAGGAAGGCGCACATTTAGGAGCAAACGCCACGGTTATACCTGGGAAAACAGTAGGTGAATGGTCGGTCATTGGTGCGGGCTCCACTGTCATTCATTCCATGCCATCATTTATAACAGCAGCTGGCGTTCCAGCCACAGTAAAAGCGAAAGCAGGTGAGAAAATTGTTAAATACAACGTCTAAGAAAATTTATTTATCTCCACCTGATCTTACAGGACAAGAAAAAGTGATGGTGAATGAAGCTTTTGATACGAATTGGGTCGCACCTGTGGGGCCACATATTACAGCATTTGAGCAAGAGGTAGCTGATTATATAGATGTAAAAGGGGCGGTAGCATTAAGCTCTGGTACAGCAGCGATTCATTTAGCGCTATTACTGCTTAATGTTGGTCGAGGAGATCGTGTTTTTTGTTCTACTTTCACATTTGTAGCAAGTGCGAATCCTATTATGTATCAAGGTGCTGAGCCAGTATTTATTGATTCAGAACCGGAGTCTTGGAATATGTCTCCTCAAGCACTAGAGCGCGCTTTAAAGGAAGCAGCAGCTGAAAATCAATTACCTAAAGCAGTGATTGTTGTCCATTTATACGGGCAAGTAGCAAAGATGCAGGAAATTTTACGCATATGTAAGCTGTATGATGTGCCGGTGGTGGAAGATGCAGCAGAATCTCTTGGTGCTACATACTTCGGTATTCATTCTGGAAGTATGGGGGACTTTGGGATTTTTTCTTTTAATGGTAATAAAATTATTACCACCTCTGGAGGTGGGATGCTCGTATCTAACTCAGAGAAATTGTTAGAAAGAGCCCGTTTCTTAGCCACTCAAGCTAAAGATCCAGCGCTTCATTATCAACACAGTGTCATGGGATTTAATTACCGAATGAGTAATATATCAGCTGGCATAGGGCGTGCTCAACTGAAGTCTTTAAATGGCAAAGTAGATGCTAGACGTTCTGTTTACAAAAATTATGTCGATGATCTCACATCAATTAAAGGTGTCAGTTTTATGCCTGAATATCATGGTTCTTTTTCAAGTAGGTGGTTAACGGTGATGCTACTTGATCAGACGAAGTTGGATGTCACTTCTGAACAGCTCGTAACGTATTTAAATGACCAAATGATTGAGGCGAGAGTCGTCTGGAAGCCTCTTCATCTTCAACCGTTGTTTAAAGGGACCACTTATTACCCACATGACAACGATAATCATGTAGCAGAAAATTTATTTGGAAATGGTGTTTGTCTCCCGTCTGGATCGAACTTATCTCCCGAAGACCAACAGCGTGTGATTAAATGCATAAAAGAGTGTATAACGCATTCAATTGGTCGGGAGGCGATGATATAAAATTTGATAAAACGAGGTTGAGAAAATGATTGGACATAACATTATTGCTCTGCGAAAGCGAAAAGGAATTACGTTAACAGAATTAGCTGAACGTGCTAACATTTCTAAATCTAATCTAAGTAACATTGAAAGAAATATTAATCAGAACCCGTCTATCAAAGTTTTAGAGAAATTAGCTTCGGTATTAGGTGAAGATTTAATGACACTCCTTGGCATTGAAGCGGATCAAGACACGGATCACGTACCCGAAGAAGATTGGGTCGAATTTGTTATGCGCATTAAAAAGCAAGGTGTGACAAAAGAACAATTAGAGGAATATAACAAGGTAATTGAATTTATTGAATGGCAGACGAAGCATTCCAAATCTGCTCAGTAAATTTTAATAGGAGGAAACAATGACTGATTCAGTAAAAATTGGCGTGTCTGGAACGGGATTTATAGCGAAGGGACTCATATCGTTATTAGCCTCTACTGATGATATGAAAGTAGTTAGTATTTTAACACGTCGTCCCATTGAGACTGTTGAAGGTATTCAAGGGCGGCAAGCTTTAACGAATGATATAGATACGTTCTTAAAAAACGTAGACTTAATTGTAGAATGCAGTGGCGATGTGATTCATGGTTCTGAGGTCATTGACCAGGCCTTTAAGATGAA
The DNA window shown above is from Salipaludibacillus agaradhaerens and carries:
- a CDS encoding DegT/DnrJ/EryC1/StrS family aminotransferase, which encodes MLNTTSKKIYLSPPDLTGQEKVMVNEAFDTNWVAPVGPHITAFEQEVADYIDVKGAVALSSGTAAIHLALLLLNVGRGDRVFCSTFTFVASANPIMYQGAEPVFIDSEPESWNMSPQALERALKEAAAENQLPKAVIVVHLYGQVAKMQEILRICKLYDVPVVEDAAESLGATYFGIHSGSMGDFGIFSFNGNKIITTSGGGMLVSNSEKLLERARFLATQAKDPALHYQHSVMGFNYRMSNISAGIGRAQLKSLNGKVDARRSVYKNYVDDLTSIKGVSFMPEYHGSFSSRWLTVMLLDQTKLDVTSEQLVTYLNDQMIEARVVWKPLHLQPLFKGTTYYPHDNDNHVAENLFGNGVCLPSGSNLSPEDQQRVIKCIKECITHSIGREAMI
- a CDS encoding acetyltransferase: MNLIIVGYGGHSKVLTDIAQRSKNVRVIGYLDDKFDGMTIDNGVFYAPLSFSIPLHLKFKDVKWLIGVGDNIIRKKIVKQLKLPREAYITLVHPTAEVSPHATVGPGTVVMPHAVINADSTVGAHVIVNSGAIIEHDNIINDYVHLSPHATLTGNVEVKEGAHLGANATVIPGKTVGEWSVIGAGSTVIHSMPSFITAAGVPATVKAKAGEKIVKYNV
- a CDS encoding helix-turn-helix domain-containing protein gives rise to the protein MIGHNIIALRKRKGITLTELAERANISKSNLSNIERNINQNPSIKVLEKLASVLGEDLMTLLGIEADQDTDHVPEEDWVEFVMRIKKQGVTKEQLEEYNKVIEFIEWQTKHSKSAQ